The following coding sequences are from one Paenibacillus sp. FSL R5-0912 window:
- a CDS encoding ribonuclease J, translating to MSKERLRIAALGGVHEIGKNMYFLQYGDDIVAIDCGSKFPDESLLGIDLIIPDVAFLLENIDKVRALVVTHGHEDHIGGIPYLLKQLNIPLYASRLTLGLIENKLKEHGLLRQASLNCINSDSILTFGQITTSFFNTNHSIPDCLGIVFDTPEGTVVHTGDFKFDMTPVNKQYPDIHKMADIGKKGVRFLLSESTNAERPGFTPSEQLVGAHLEEAFKKAERRIFVSTFASNVHRLQQIVDAAILTGRKLALLGRSMVNVVAVSRELGYLTIPEGMLVEPAEAAKLPLHEIAVLCTGSQGEPMAALSRLANSSNRQMEIGAGDTVLLAANPIPGNERNVSRIVDNLYLLGARVIYGSRSELHVSGHGSQEELKLMLTLMKPEYFIPIHGEYRMLHHHRLLAEAVGVQGDHIFLLKNGELVESAEGVVRQSGRVTAGQIFVDGLGIGDIGNVVLRDRRQLSADGVLITVITLSQSDGRLLNEPDTISRGFIYVRNSDNLMDEINQLVKATLQKMSEADLGQWNIIKQTLKVTLSKFLYEKTKRRPMILPIIIEV from the coding sequence ATGTCAAAAGAACGGCTACGGATTGCTGCATTAGGCGGTGTACACGAGATAGGCAAAAATATGTATTTCCTGCAATATGGGGATGATATCGTGGCTATTGATTGCGGGTCCAAATTTCCTGACGAGAGCCTGCTTGGGATCGACTTAATTATTCCGGATGTAGCTTTTTTATTAGAAAATATCGATAAGGTACGGGCCCTGGTTGTAACTCACGGACATGAGGATCATATCGGAGGTATCCCTTACCTGCTGAAGCAATTAAATATTCCTCTCTACGCCTCCCGCCTGACCCTGGGATTAATCGAGAATAAGCTCAAAGAACACGGGCTTCTACGTCAAGCCAGCCTGAATTGCATCAATTCGGACTCCATCCTCACGTTCGGCCAAATCACCACTAGCTTCTTTAATACCAATCACAGTATTCCGGACTGCCTGGGTATTGTCTTTGATACCCCCGAAGGAACTGTTGTCCACACGGGCGATTTCAAATTCGATATGACCCCGGTGAACAAACAATATCCGGATATACATAAAATGGCGGACATTGGAAAAAAAGGTGTCCGGTTTCTGCTCTCGGAGAGCACGAATGCTGAACGTCCCGGATTTACTCCATCCGAGCAGCTGGTGGGCGCCCATTTGGAAGAGGCCTTCAAGAAAGCAGAGCGCAGAATCTTTGTCTCCACCTTCGCCTCCAATGTACACAGGCTGCAGCAAATCGTTGATGCCGCTATCCTCACGGGGCGGAAGCTTGCCTTGCTTGGACGGAGTATGGTGAACGTTGTTGCTGTGTCTAGGGAGCTGGGTTACTTGACCATTCCTGAGGGAATGCTGGTCGAACCTGCGGAGGCTGCCAAGCTGCCGCTGCATGAAATAGCTGTCCTGTGTACGGGAAGTCAAGGCGAGCCTATGGCGGCATTATCCCGCTTGGCGAATTCAAGCAACCGGCAGATGGAAATCGGTGCCGGAGATACCGTGCTCCTTGCAGCCAATCCGATTCCGGGCAATGAACGCAATGTATCCAGGATTGTAGACAATCTGTATCTCCTCGGCGCACGGGTGATTTATGGATCGCGCAGCGAGCTTCACGTGTCCGGCCACGGCAGCCAGGAGGAATTAAAGCTGATGCTGACCTTAATGAAGCCGGAGTACTTCATTCCGATTCATGGGGAATACCGGATGCTGCATCACCACCGCTTATTGGCCGAAGCTGTCGGGGTACAGGGAGATCATATCTTCCTGCTCAAAAATGGCGAGCTGGTGGAGTCGGCAGAAGGAGTTGTCCGCCAATCAGGAAGGGTGACTGCCGGGCAGATTTTTGTGGATGGCCTTGGAATTGGCGACATTGGCAATGTAGTCTTGCGGGACCGGCGCCAATTATCTGCTGACGGGGTACTGATCACGGTTATTACTCTTAGTCAATCGGATGGGCGGCTGTTGAACGAGCCGGATACGATTTCGCGGGGATTCATTTATGTCCGCAATTCAGACAATCTGATGGATGAGATCAATCAGTTGGTCAAGGCAACTCTTCAGAAGATGAGCGAGGCTGACTTAGGTCAGTGGAATATTATTAAGCAGACCCTAAAGGTCACATTAAGCAAATTTCTTTATGAGAAGACGAAACGCCGTCCCATGATTCTCCCTATCATTATTGAAGTGTAA
- a CDS encoding LysE family transporter has product MNIFVGYIFLGLSLSAPIGPINAAQLDKGLRGGFLHAWAVGLGAVSADIIYMLLVYFGMIHLLDAPFVKAFLWLFGFFVLVYTGVESIKSSGEVSVAELRGSEASLFKSFLSGFLMSLFNPLSILFWLGIYGSILAEAASQYPMHQLLLYSGAIVLGILLWDVTMAAASSIFRKFLTVRVLKAISVCSGLSLVGFGFYFGVQAVQLLFL; this is encoded by the coding sequence ATTAACATTTTTGTAGGTTATATCTTTCTGGGTTTATCCCTTTCGGCGCCCATCGGTCCCATTAACGCAGCACAGCTGGACAAGGGTCTCCGCGGAGGATTTCTGCACGCCTGGGCGGTTGGCCTTGGTGCAGTCAGCGCAGATATTATTTACATGCTGCTCGTCTATTTCGGCATGATTCATTTGCTGGATGCTCCGTTTGTCAAGGCTTTTCTGTGGCTGTTCGGATTCTTTGTCCTTGTCTACACAGGGGTGGAGAGCATCAAGAGTTCGGGTGAAGTTTCGGTAGCAGAACTGAGAGGAAGTGAAGCCTCCCTGTTCAAATCCTTTCTATCCGGGTTTCTGATGTCACTGTTCAATCCCCTCTCTATTCTGTTCTGGCTAGGCATTTACGGATCAATATTGGCCGAAGCGGCAAGCCAGTACCCGATGCACCAGCTGCTGCTGTACAGCGGAGCCATCGTGCTGGGGATACTGCTCTGGGATGTCACCATGGCAGCGGCCTCCAGCATTTTCCGCAAATTCCTGACCGTCCGGGTGCTAAAAGCAATCTCTGTATGCTCCGGTCTGTCACTGGTCGGATTTGGTTTCTATTTTGGTGTACAGGCTGTTCAGCTGCTCTTTCTCTAG
- a CDS encoding class I SAM-dependent methyltransferase, protein MSIQQEVEMYWEGEAGLYSEGIQKELNGFQREAWLKLILAHAPQKERLHVLDIGCGPGFFSVILSSAGHLVTAIDCTDNMLEEARAHTSREGVTVTFRKMDSHRLDFAAESFDLIVCRNVTWSLTHPQSAYKEWRRVLKPGGRLLVFDANWNRHLWDEEMKRKHAEDQQAYVDKGFGELPHHKDIEETDRLSLVLPLTREWRPEWDILTLKEEGYSVIYAEENLNAKVLDEKQQVLNRSTPMFMICAEK, encoded by the coding sequence ATGAGTATACAACAAGAGGTGGAAATGTATTGGGAAGGCGAAGCGGGGCTGTATAGTGAAGGTATTCAAAAGGAGCTTAACGGATTCCAGCGGGAAGCCTGGCTGAAGCTTATCCTCGCCCATGCACCACAGAAGGAAAGATTGCATGTTCTTGATATAGGCTGTGGCCCCGGCTTCTTCTCGGTGATTCTCTCAAGTGCCGGGCATCTGGTTACTGCGATTGATTGCACCGACAATATGCTGGAAGAAGCGCGGGCCCACACCAGCCGGGAGGGTGTGACGGTTACTTTCCGCAAGATGGATTCGCACAGGCTTGACTTTGCTGCGGAGAGCTTCGATCTGATCGTGTGCCGCAATGTCACCTGGAGCCTCACCCATCCGCAGTCAGCCTACAAAGAGTGGAGAAGAGTCCTTAAGCCGGGAGGACGGCTGCTGGTCTTTGATGCCAACTGGAATCGTCATCTTTGGGACGAAGAGATGAAGCGGAAGCACGCAGAGGATCAGCAAGCCTATGTGGATAAGGGTTTCGGTGAGCTTCCGCATCATAAGGATATAGAGGAAACTGACCGTCTGAGCCTTGTTTTGCCCCTGACCAGAGAGTGGCGTCCAGAATGGGATATACTGACTCTCAAGGAAGAAGGGTACTCCGTTATCTATGCTGAAGAGAATCTGAACGCCAAAGTACTGGACGAGAAACAGCAGGTCCTGAACCGGTCAACGCCGATGTTCATGATCTGTGCTGAGAAATGA
- a CDS encoding class I SAM-dependent methyltransferase, which produces MLKEISKYWTSSSESYDKVIQTQFRSPKTISLWKQLLMKGLGTKPGQKVLDVGTGPGFFSILLSQMGHLPTALDASPGMIERASRNFKSYGYQVPAYVGDAAGLDMELEDSFDAVVCRDVVWTLPDPQRAYAEWYRVLKPGGTLIIFDGNYLYKESKTVFRRLWYALSWTLILLTEQRIRQRSSQDKELLSGLPFVNVLRPEADEAALRLAEFRSIDVQRNFIPARAMPLNYLKYGYQNVNRFMILAKKE; this is translated from the coding sequence ATGCTGAAAGAGATCTCGAAATACTGGACTTCAAGCTCGGAGAGTTATGACAAAGTCATACAGACGCAATTCCGCAGCCCAAAAACCATCAGCCTCTGGAAGCAGCTGCTTATGAAAGGGCTGGGGACAAAACCCGGGCAAAAGGTGCTGGATGTAGGAACAGGCCCCGGATTTTTCTCCATCCTCTTATCACAGATGGGTCATCTGCCTACAGCCTTGGATGCTTCTCCGGGAATGATTGAAAGAGCTTCACGGAATTTCAAAAGTTACGGATACCAGGTTCCGGCTTATGTCGGTGATGCTGCCGGCTTGGATATGGAGCTAGAAGATAGCTTCGATGCAGTGGTCTGCAGGGATGTGGTATGGACGCTGCCTGATCCGCAGCGGGCTTATGCCGAATGGTACCGGGTGCTGAAACCGGGCGGGACCTTGATTATTTTTGACGGCAACTATTTATATAAAGAGAGCAAGACTGTATTCCGCAGACTTTGGTATGCCTTATCCTGGACACTGATCCTGCTTACAGAACAAAGAATCCGCCAGCGGAGCAGTCAAGATAAGGAGCTGTTAAGCGGGCTGCCCTTTGTTAATGTACTGCGGCCTGAAGCTGATGAGGCCGCACTAAGACTGGCCGAGTTCCGCAGTATTGATGTTCAGCGGAACTTTATCCCTGCCCGTGCGATGCCGCTGAATTATTTGAAATACGGCTATCAGAATGTAAACCGGTTCATGATACTTGCCAAGAAGGAGTGA
- a CDS encoding nickel ABC transporter substrate-binding protein, translating to MRKNPKTTSLLSKSLFFLLLVIIMVISGCSNSNSPSTADANQPANNEAAQDLAIQEKVVTVAISSDPGIDRLDAGAYDGSMNVHAMIYDGLVEYGERGEILPALAESWDISEDGKVYTFQLRKDVKFSDGTAFNAAAVKFSFERWIKDPANSLNVATAMESLDVVDEHTITMTFNKAYYPFLTELSFARPVRMISPSAVEPAGDITGTFIKAIGTGAWMAESYTTDQEAVLVRNPNYWGEMPKLSKIILKVVPDPQSRVLALQSGDVDIAGGQLGKIPVESVPVIEAAPSLSLQKAPGTNSHFMIFNYNTPALQDLNVRKAINLAINKKSIVEDLMDGIGSEAQGLFPLTVPYVTESNNTWYGFDPQEAEQLLASAGYTDTDGDGIAEKDGLPLELNFVLQQAEYPEWKSISELIQSELREIGIAVNLQVLEPNAYYDALWTSKAYDLIMYRTYDDAYNPHAFLLSLFHATAEAPAVVWSDAALESQIDTAVEATGLQERQSAYDSIFSKMYQEAMFAAIYFPDDILAVNNRVTGFRPGYTTFTPIFWNQLDIGEE from the coding sequence ATGAGAAAGAATCCTAAGACAACAAGCCTATTATCCAAATCATTATTCTTCCTGCTTCTTGTAATAATTATGGTGATATCCGGGTGTAGCAACAGTAACAGCCCGTCTACAGCTGATGCCAATCAGCCTGCGAATAACGAGGCCGCACAAGATCTTGCTATCCAGGAGAAGGTTGTCACTGTTGCCATATCCTCTGATCCCGGTATAGACCGCTTGGATGCCGGGGCCTATGACGGTTCGATGAATGTGCACGCGATGATCTATGACGGATTAGTGGAGTATGGTGAAAGGGGCGAAATTCTGCCAGCGCTTGCGGAGTCTTGGGATATTTCTGAAGACGGAAAAGTATATACGTTCCAGCTCCGAAAGGACGTCAAGTTCTCTGACGGTACGGCGTTTAATGCCGCTGCGGTTAAATTCTCCTTCGAACGCTGGATCAAGGATCCGGCCAATTCATTAAATGTGGCTACGGCAATGGAGTCCCTTGACGTTGTGGACGAACATACGATTACAATGACATTCAACAAAGCCTATTATCCGTTCTTAACGGAGTTATCCTTTGCCAGACCGGTACGGATGATCAGCCCTTCTGCTGTGGAGCCTGCCGGGGATATTACGGGTACATTTATCAAAGCGATCGGAACTGGCGCCTGGATGGCAGAGAGCTACACAACAGATCAGGAAGCCGTACTTGTCCGGAATCCGAATTATTGGGGAGAAATGCCGAAGCTCTCCAAAATTATCCTGAAGGTCGTCCCTGACCCGCAGTCCAGAGTACTGGCACTGCAAAGCGGGGATGTTGACATTGCTGGAGGCCAATTGGGTAAAATCCCGGTGGAAAGTGTGCCGGTAATCGAAGCAGCTCCCTCATTAAGTCTGCAAAAAGCACCAGGAACTAACTCTCATTTCATGATCTTTAATTATAATACGCCTGCTCTTCAGGATCTGAATGTGCGCAAAGCGATCAATCTGGCAATCAATAAAAAAAGCATAGTCGAAGATCTCATGGACGGCATCGGCAGTGAAGCCCAAGGCTTGTTCCCGCTGACGGTCCCTTATGTAACGGAGTCCAATAATACCTGGTACGGCTTCGATCCGCAGGAAGCGGAGCAGCTGCTGGCATCTGCCGGCTACACGGATACGGACGGAGACGGGATTGCCGAGAAGGACGGATTACCGCTAGAGCTTAACTTCGTGCTCCAGCAGGCTGAATATCCGGAATGGAAATCCATCAGTGAGCTGATTCAGTCTGAGCTAAGGGAGATTGGCATTGCCGTCAATCTTCAGGTGCTTGAGCCGAATGCCTACTACGATGCGTTGTGGACAAGCAAAGCCTATGATCTGATCATGTACCGGACTTATGATGATGCCTATAATCCGCATGCGTTCCTGTTGTCCCTGTTCCATGCAACAGCTGAAGCCCCTGCAGTGGTATGGTCTGATGCTGCATTGGAATCACAAATTGACACCGCAGTAGAAGCAACCGGCCTTCAGGAACGTCAGAGCGCATATGACTCTATTTTCTCCAAAATGTATCAGGAGGCTATGTTTGCAGCTATATATTTCCCTGATGATATATTGGCAGTAAATAATAGAGTAACCGGATTCCGGCCGGGGTACACCACCTTTACGCCAATCTTCTGGAACCAGCTGGACATAGGTGAAGAATGA
- a CDS encoding ATP-binding cassette domain-containing protein, with protein MNLNKKYGTERGWFTRNARNVHAVNNLSISLESGETLGLVGESGCGKSTLARLLLGLEKPSSGRVLYKNEDYTDWSFSGMRMIRRKMQMVFQNSLASFNPLFTVEQIIGEPLRNYGECKAGARRVTVADTLELVGLERQHIHRYPHELSGGQQQRVGIARAIALRPELIICDEPFSSLDVTLRKQMMDLLLALKRELGLSYVFITHDLSVVNRFCDSVAVMHQGAIVEKQSGAQMLRQADHPYTRVLLSSVPVQDPRLRKKRPGTEWHTSHDFDVK; from the coding sequence GTGAATTTGAATAAAAAATACGGCACGGAAAGGGGGTGGTTCACACGTAATGCCAGGAATGTCCATGCCGTCAACAACTTGTCAATCAGTCTAGAGAGCGGTGAGACCCTTGGACTAGTAGGGGAAAGCGGCTGCGGTAAGAGCACTTTGGCCAGACTCCTGCTGGGACTGGAGAAACCGTCCTCCGGAAGAGTTCTATACAAGAATGAGGATTATACGGATTGGAGCTTCAGCGGAATGCGCATGATCCGCAGGAAGATGCAGATGGTATTTCAGAACAGTCTGGCTTCATTTAATCCATTGTTTACAGTGGAGCAGATTATCGGGGAGCCTCTTCGGAATTACGGAGAGTGTAAGGCCGGAGCCCGCAGGGTCACGGTAGCAGACACCCTTGAGCTGGTGGGACTTGAACGGCAGCATATTCACCGTTATCCGCATGAACTCAGCGGCGGGCAGCAGCAGAGGGTTGGAATTGCGCGGGCGATCGCGCTGCGGCCGGAGCTGATCATCTGTGATGAGCCGTTCTCGAGTCTTGATGTCACCTTACGGAAGCAAATGATGGATCTGCTGCTGGCGTTGAAGCGCGAGCTGGGATTATCCTATGTATTCATTACGCATGACTTGTCCGTTGTAAACCGGTTTTGTGACAGTGTGGCTGTGATGCATCAAGGAGCAATTGTGGAGAAGCAATCAGGCGCACAAATGTTGCGTCAAGCAGACCACCCGTATACAAGAGTATTGCTCTCTTCGGTACCTGTGCAGGACCCACGCTTAAGGAAGAAGAGACCGGGGACAGAGTGGCATACCAGCCATGACTTTGATGTTAAGTAA
- a CDS encoding ABC transporter ATP-binding protein has translation MSAETALLKVSHLRTCFHTGSHTLAAVDDVSIEVRSRQIVALVGESGSGKSVTAMSILGLVDPPGIVESGEIWLKGNNLRECSSRQLRKLRGTGMAAIFQDPMNALNPVLTIGRQIMETIKLHKRVSGKEAKRLAMRQMQQAGIGDPEQLFNQYPFQISGGMCQRVMIAIALVTGAHLLIADEPTTALDVTIQAQILEELDRIRCMNEVGILLITHDLGVVAELADYVYVMKSGKIVESGNVFDIFSNPVNPYTKYLMDCR, from the coding sequence ATGAGTGCAGAGACTGCGCTGCTGAAGGTCAGTCATCTACGCACCTGCTTCCACACAGGGAGTCATACCCTTGCGGCGGTAGATGATGTCAGTATCGAGGTGAGATCCCGGCAGATTGTCGCGCTGGTAGGCGAGAGCGGGAGCGGTAAAAGTGTTACGGCAATGTCCATCCTAGGCTTAGTAGATCCTCCGGGCATCGTTGAGAGCGGGGAAATCTGGCTTAAGGGCAACAATCTTCGGGAGTGCTCCAGCCGTCAGCTAAGGAAGCTCCGGGGAACCGGGATGGCTGCTATCTTTCAAGATCCTATGAATGCACTGAATCCGGTGCTTACCATCGGCAGGCAGATCATGGAGACGATTAAACTGCATAAGCGGGTATCGGGAAAAGAGGCGAAGCGGCTTGCCATGAGGCAGATGCAGCAGGCGGGTATTGGCGATCCGGAGCAGCTTTTCAATCAGTATCCTTTTCAAATTAGCGGGGGGATGTGTCAAAGGGTAATGATCGCCATCGCACTGGTTACCGGTGCACACTTGCTTATTGCCGATGAGCCTACAACGGCCCTGGATGTAACCATTCAAGCCCAGATTCTTGAAGAACTGGACAGAATCAGATGTATGAACGAGGTCGGCATTCTATTAATTACGCATGATCTCGGCGTGGTTGCAGAGCTTGCGGATTATGTGTATGTGATGAAGTCCGGGAAGATTGTTGAATCGGGCAATGTGTTTGACATTTTCTCAAATCCGGTGAATCCCTATACTAAATACTTAATGGATTGCAGATAA
- the nikC gene encoding nickel transporter permease, protein MIIFRIPLFKNNGAKVGAGIVLVFICAGLFAPWLSPSDPLQIHMEHKLGMPSWQYPLGTDHLGRCVLSRLIYGTRTSLYYSFMVLIVVFAISIPVGLLAGYAGGRIDHLIMRIIDILLAFPSLILSLAITAMLGPSMKNLLIAFAAVWWTGYARVIRSMVLQIKESEYITAAKASGTSHSQIILRHILLNAARPILVLASMEVGTIMLSIAGLSFLGLGTQPPAPEWGVMLNDSRAYIQTEPRLMLFPGVMIMLAVLGFNLLGEGLQSSEHNINSAGKRGSRT, encoded by the coding sequence ATGATCATATTTCGTATTCCCTTATTTAAGAATAACGGAGCAAAGGTAGGAGCGGGTATCGTACTTGTGTTCATATGTGCCGGGCTCTTTGCCCCGTGGCTGTCTCCCTCTGATCCGCTGCAGATACATATGGAACATAAATTGGGTATGCCTTCCTGGCAATACCCGCTCGGTACCGATCATCTGGGACGCTGTGTGTTATCCCGGTTAATCTATGGGACCCGAACGTCCCTGTATTATTCGTTCATGGTGTTGATCGTTGTTTTTGCAATTAGCATCCCTGTCGGGCTCCTGGCAGGCTACGCCGGCGGCCGGATCGATCATTTGATTATGCGTATCATAGATATATTGCTTGCCTTTCCCAGCTTAATTCTATCCCTTGCCATTACTGCCATGCTGGGTCCCAGTATGAAGAATCTGTTAATCGCATTCGCTGCAGTCTGGTGGACCGGGTATGCCAGAGTGATACGCAGCATGGTGCTTCAAATCAAGGAAAGTGAATATATTACCGCCGCCAAAGCGTCAGGCACTTCTCATTCACAAATTATACTCAGGCATATTCTGCTGAACGCTGCCCGGCCTATTCTGGTTCTTGCTTCTATGGAAGTGGGTACGATTATGCTCTCCATTGCAGGTTTGTCCTTTCTGGGTTTGGGAACTCAGCCGCCTGCACCGGAATGGGGAGTTATGCTGAACGACAGCCGTGCCTATATTCAGACAGAGCCGCGGCTGATGCTCTTCCCGGGTGTGATGATCATGCTGGCGGTTCTGGGCTTTAATCTGTTGGGAGAAGGCTTGCAGAGCTCAGAGCATAATATCAATTCTGCAGGGAAGCGGGGGTCCAGAACATGA
- the nikB gene encoding nickel ABC transporter permease, protein MNAIKQYLLQRVLQLIPVLLGISAITFALMHLTPGDPAEIMLRADGIKPTHEAIEATRHALGLDGPIHMQYFQWLNRVLHLDLGISYSSSRPVFTELISRFPATVLLSSCSVLSAILIALPLGVGSALYPGRMFDRLGRGCALLSVSMPGYWLSLLLIYYGAVKFKLFPVMGMDGAASVILPAFTLGFGMAGVYIRLIRSSLLDVMGKRYITAARAKGLQEWRIILRHALRNALLPSLTLLGVNIAGLLGGSVIVETIFSWPGMGKYAIEAIFAKDYIVIQGYVLWMAVVVVLINLTVDLLHLLLDPRIRLR, encoded by the coding sequence TTGAACGCCATTAAACAATATCTCTTACAACGCGTATTGCAGCTCATTCCCGTGCTGCTGGGCATCTCTGCCATTACCTTTGCGCTGATGCACTTAACACCCGGGGATCCGGCGGAGATCATGCTGCGTGCTGACGGCATTAAGCCTACACATGAAGCTATTGAGGCAACCAGACATGCTCTGGGTCTGGATGGGCCTATACATATGCAATATTTTCAGTGGTTGAACCGGGTGCTCCATCTCGATTTAGGTATATCTTACAGCAGCAGCCGTCCAGTGTTCACAGAGCTGATAAGCAGATTTCCGGCTACGGTACTGCTAAGTAGCTGTTCTGTATTGTCTGCTATTCTTATTGCCCTGCCTCTTGGAGTGGGATCTGCACTTTATCCCGGTAGAATGTTTGACCGGCTGGGAAGAGGTTGTGCACTGCTCAGTGTCTCCATGCCGGGATATTGGCTTAGTCTGCTCCTGATTTATTATGGTGCGGTGAAGTTTAAGCTGTTTCCTGTGATGGGAATGGATGGGGCAGCCAGTGTCATTCTGCCTGCATTTACATTGGGGTTTGGAATGGCAGGCGTCTACATCCGCTTGATCCGTTCTAGTCTCCTGGACGTTATGGGCAAGCGTTACATCACAGCAGCCAGGGCTAAGGGACTCCAGGAATGGAGAATCATCCTTCGGCATGCACTGCGTAATGCGCTTCTTCCGAGTCTTACCCTCCTTGGGGTTAATATAGCGGGATTATTGGGCGGTTCTGTTATTGTTGAAACTATTTTTTCCTGGCCGGGAATGGGCAAGTATGCCATCGAGGCGATTTTTGCCAAAGACTATATTGTCATTCAGGGTTACGTATTATGGATGGCTGTTGTCGTTGTCCTGATTAACCTGACAGTAGATTTGTTACATCTCCTGCTGGATCCGCGAATCAGGCTGCGGTGA
- a CDS encoding sensor histidine kinase produces MPKRLRGFRARLVQLLGVSMLLSGSMIYGLFKLLQLYYAGVRWEDPEAELRRMIFRIGDFNVFLMLFIPLMLIFFFKFTQPYIRYLDEISKGIHHLANGEFQNQVQIASRDEFSAIAEDLNVAGAKLQEAVKRGDFAESSKDQLVVNLAHDLRTPLTSVLGYLDLILKDKQLPIETIRHFATIAFTKSQRLEKLIDGLFEITRMNYGTLPMVKTHLDLSELLRQLNEELYPVFERNGLTSRLNVTPGLSVYGDGDLLVRVLGNLLTNAARYGQEGVYVDIKGRLDSGVVVVEVINYGNPIPPEEQPHIFEMYYSGDRARTHQEGGTGLGLFIARNIVEQHEGSLSVESNEIWTRFEMRLPQA; encoded by the coding sequence ATGCCTAAGAGACTCCGGGGCTTCAGAGCCAGATTGGTCCAGTTACTGGGTGTAAGCATGCTCTTGTCAGGCAGTATGATCTATGGACTGTTTAAGCTGCTCCAGCTCTATTACGCCGGGGTCCGGTGGGAGGACCCGGAGGCAGAATTACGCCGGATGATCTTCAGGATCGGAGATTTCAATGTGTTCCTGATGCTGTTTATCCCCTTGATGCTGATATTCTTCTTCAAGTTCACCCAGCCGTACATCCGCTATCTTGACGAGATATCCAAGGGCATTCATCATCTGGCTAACGGAGAATTTCAGAATCAGGTGCAGATCGCCTCCAGGGATGAGTTCAGCGCAATCGCCGAGGATCTGAATGTGGCAGGGGCTAAACTGCAGGAGGCGGTCAAGAGGGGCGATTTCGCCGAGAGCAGCAAGGACCAGCTTGTCGTCAATTTGGCGCATGATCTGCGTACACCGCTCACCTCCGTGCTCGGGTATCTGGATCTGATTCTTAAGGATAAGCAATTGCCTATTGAGACGATCAGACATTTCGCTACCATTGCCTTCACCAAGTCCCAGCGGCTGGAGAAGCTGATTGACGGGCTGTTCGAGATCACCAGGATGAACTATGGCACGCTGCCTATGGTGAAGACACACCTGGATCTCAGCGAGCTGCTGAGACAATTGAACGAGGAGCTGTACCCGGTATTCGAGCGGAATGGCCTGACCTCCCGGCTGAATGTTACTCCGGGCTTAAGCGTCTATGGAGATGGGGATCTGCTGGTACGTGTACTAGGGAATCTGCTGACCAATGCCGCCCGTTATGGACAAGAAGGTGTGTATGTGGATATTAAAGGCCGTCTCGATTCAGGCGTAGTAGTGGTTGAGGTGATCAATTATGGAAATCCCATTCCGCCGGAAGAGCAGCCGCATATCTTCGAGATGTATTATTCGGGGGACCGGGCGCGGACACATCAGGAGGGCGGCACCGGTCTCGGTCTGTTCATTGCACGCAATATCGTAGAGCAGCATGAGGGGAGTTTGTCTGTAGAGAGTAATGAAATATGGACAAGGTTCGAGATGCGGCTGCCGCAAGCTTAA
- a CDS encoding response regulator transcription factor, translating into MKRVTILIAEDEKDIADLVALHLQKEGYHCIKVSDGQAAVQAIQSQSIDLAILDIMMPELDGYEVTRQVRVKHNLPIIFLSAKTSDFDKITGLVMGADDYMIKPFNPMELLARVNSQLRRSLQFSQPPAAHLTSVLELGGLIISPDRHTVTLYGEEIDLTPKEFDILYLLASHSKQVFSAESIFQRVWGEAYYESGNTVMVHIRTLRRKLGEDQNKDRFIKTIWGVGYTFNA; encoded by the coding sequence ATGAAGAGAGTCACTATTCTGATCGCAGAGGACGAGAAAGATATTGCCGACCTGGTGGCCCTGCATTTGCAGAAGGAAGGGTATCACTGTATCAAAGTATCTGATGGCCAAGCGGCGGTGCAGGCAATTCAATCACAGTCCATCGACCTGGCGATCCTGGATATTATGATGCCGGAGCTGGACGGGTACGAGGTCACCCGCCAGGTGCGGGTGAAGCATAATCTGCCGATTATTTTTTTGAGTGCCAAGACCTCTGATTTCGATAAGATTACCGGTCTAGTGATGGGAGCTGACGATTATATGATTAAGCCCTTCAATCCTATGGAGCTGTTGGCCCGTGTCAATTCTCAATTGCGGCGTTCCCTGCAGTTCAGCCAGCCTCCGGCGGCCCATCTGACTTCAGTTCTGGAGCTGGGCGGGCTCATCATCTCCCCTGACCGGCACACCGTTACGCTGTATGGAGAAGAGATTGACCTCACACCCAAGGAATTCGACATCCTCTATTTGCTGGCGAGCCACTCCAAGCAGGTGTTTAGTGCAGAGAGCATATTTCAGCGGGTATGGGGCGAAGCGTACTATGAAAGCGGCAATACCGTGATGGTACATATCCGCACCCTGCGCAGGAAGCTGGGAGAGGATCAGAATAAGGACCGGTTCATCAAAACCATCTGGGGTGTCGGGTACACATTCAATGCCTAA